The Serratia rhizosphaerae genome has a segment encoding these proteins:
- a CDS encoding DMT family transporter: MQLLLILLVIAGGMGLSVEAGLLGPLGGEVGDLWATFSIFGVGAALTFLLMLFFSPRNSPSFFAQPGWQLLGGVLGPIYVVILTVATPAIGVALTMIGILAGQVFKSLIIDHFGLLGTPHRKIDARRILALVFIIAALALVAQG, from the coding sequence ATGCAACTTTTACTGATTTTACTGGTTATCGCAGGCGGGATGGGCCTGTCGGTAGAGGCGGGATTGCTGGGGCCGCTGGGCGGCGAGGTCGGCGATCTGTGGGCGACGTTCAGCATCTTCGGCGTTGGCGCCGCGCTGACTTTCCTGCTGATGCTGTTTTTCAGCCCGCGCAACAGCCCATCCTTTTTTGCCCAGCCGGGCTGGCAGCTGCTGGGCGGCGTGCTGGGGCCGATCTACGTGGTGATTCTGACCGTGGCGACGCCCGCCATCGGCGTGGCGCTGACCATGATCGGCATTCTGGCCGGGCAGGTCTTCAAAAGCCTGATTATCGACCATTTCGGCCTGTTGGGTACGCCGCACCGGAAAATAGACGCCAGACGCATTCTCGCGCTGGTTTTCATCATCGCCGCGCTGGCGCTGGTCGCGCAGGGTTAA
- a CDS encoding DMT family transporter has translation MTILMILLAVVGGAMLSIQAAINGQLGSKVGVFRSAFLTFSVGALVTALLIFFFEPKQAVSLLDVPKWQLVGALFGVPYIVIMVLAVQRIGTAVATVAVIFGQLTMSMLIDNFGWLGNAAIGFSASRLGAIVCLAIALGFIYSSSRTSAK, from the coding sequence ATGACGATATTGATGATTTTACTGGCGGTGGTTGGCGGTGCAATGCTGAGCATTCAGGCGGCGATCAACGGCCAACTGGGCAGCAAAGTGGGCGTGTTCCGCAGCGCCTTTCTGACCTTTTCCGTCGGCGCGCTGGTGACCGCGCTGCTGATTTTCTTCTTTGAACCCAAACAGGCGGTCAGCCTGCTGGATGTGCCGAAATGGCAGCTGGTGGGGGCGCTGTTCGGCGTGCCTTACATTGTCATTATGGTGCTGGCGGTGCAGCGTATCGGCACGGCGGTGGCGACGGTGGCGGTGATTTTCGGCCAGTTGACGATGAGCATGCTGATCGACAACTTTGGCTGGCTGGGCAACGCCGCCATCGGCTTTTCCGCCAGCCGGCTGGGCGCGATTGTCTGTCTGGCGATTGCGCTGGGCTTTATCTACTCCAGCAGCCGGACATCGGCGAAGTAG